In one window of Nodosilinea sp. PGN35 DNA:
- a CDS encoding TIGR03885 family FMN-dependent LLM class oxidoreductase → MVQLNYHASHEQFPPSELLARVQQAEQAGFTGITCSDHFHPWSDRQGESGFAWSWLGAAMQATALPFGVVCAPGQRYHPAIIAQAAATLAEMFRDRFWVALGSGQAMNEAITGTLWPDKAQRNQRLKECVDIMRALWAGETVTHHGLVQVDAAKLYTRPASPPRIIGAAITPKTAEWVGGWADGLITISHPHEKLRQVVEAFRRGGGEHKPMYLKVQLSYAKTEEAALQGAYDQWRTNIFESTMLAELRHPRQFDAAAAFVKPEDMYQHVRVSADLQQHIEWLQKDIDLGFESISLHNVNCDQQPFIEAFGQQVLPACK, encoded by the coding sequence ATGGTGCAGCTAAACTATCACGCCTCCCACGAGCAGTTTCCTCCCAGCGAACTGCTGGCGCGGGTTCAGCAGGCGGAGCAGGCGGGGTTCACGGGCATTACCTGCTCCGATCATTTTCATCCCTGGAGCGATCGCCAGGGGGAGAGCGGCTTTGCCTGGTCGTGGCTGGGCGCAGCCATGCAGGCCACCGCGCTGCCCTTTGGGGTAGTCTGTGCCCCCGGCCAGCGCTACCATCCCGCCATCATTGCCCAGGCGGCGGCGACCCTGGCAGAAATGTTTCGCGATCGCTTTTGGGTGGCCCTGGGCAGCGGGCAGGCCATGAACGAGGCCATTACCGGTACCCTGTGGCCCGACAAAGCCCAGCGCAACCAGCGGCTCAAAGAATGCGTGGACATAATGCGCGCCCTGTGGGCCGGTGAAACCGTTACCCACCACGGTCTGGTGCAGGTAGACGCAGCCAAACTCTACACTCGCCCCGCCAGCCCGCCCCGCATTATAGGAGCGGCCATTACCCCTAAGACCGCCGAGTGGGTAGGGGGCTGGGCCGATGGGTTGATCACCATTTCCCATCCCCACGAGAAGCTGCGGCAGGTGGTAGAGGCCTTTCGGCGGGGCGGGGGCGAGCACAAACCGATGTATCTCAAGGTGCAGTTGTCCTACGCCAAAACTGAGGAGGCCGCGCTTCAGGGGGCCTACGACCAGTGGCGCACCAATATCTTTGAAAGCACCATGCTGGCGGAGCTGAGGCATCCCCGTCAGTTTGACGCCGCCGCCGCCTTTGTAAAGCCGGAGGACATGTACCAGCACGTGCGCGTTTCTGCCGACCTACAGCAGCACATTGAGTGGCTGCAAAAAGACATCGATCTGGGGTTT
- a CDS encoding general stress protein: MASQHRRAVGIFPNRPTTASALQALSDSGFAMGNVSVIARDADRESAIAGIDVKAEASNQASTVGTAGAVTGGVLGGAAGLLVGLGTLVIPGVGPAVLAGEAAVALSAVLGGAAGAAAGGLLGALIGLGIPEHRAKRYRDRVERGDYLVMLRGTEPEIARAERTLQAAGIQDWGVYQAPADLSAARAGSPNATFDGSGGAAAGGDRPYNQVDHPMDQEYPPGQPLRQGDRPSVTGLPYASGPQRPPSSLG, translated from the coding sequence ATGGCTTCACAGCACAGACGAGCAGTTGGTATCTTTCCCAATCGTCCCACAACGGCTTCTGCACTGCAGGCGCTCAGCGACTCAGGCTTTGCTATGGGTAATGTGTCGGTGATTGCTAGAGATGCCGACCGAGAAAGCGCGATCGCCGGGATTGACGTCAAGGCAGAAGCGAGCAACCAGGCCAGCACAGTAGGTACCGCTGGGGCCGTGACCGGTGGAGTACTGGGCGGGGCTGCGGGCCTGCTGGTAGGCTTGGGCACCCTGGTTATTCCCGGCGTTGGCCCAGCGGTGCTGGCGGGCGAAGCGGCTGTGGCGCTGTCGGCGGTGCTGGGCGGGGCGGCAGGGGCCGCAGCGGGTGGACTCCTGGGGGCATTGATCGGTCTGGGTATTCCTGAACACCGGGCTAAGCGCTACCGCGATCGCGTAGAGCGGGGCGACTACCTGGTCATGCTCAGGGGTACCGAACCCGAAATTGCCCGCGCCGAGCGCACCTTGCAGGCCGCCGGTATTCAAGACTGGGGCGTTTATCAGGCTCCAGCCGACCTGTCCGCCGCCAGGGCTGGCTCCCCCAACGCCACCTTCGACGGCAGCGGCGGCGCTGCTGCCGGGGGCGATCGCCCCTACAACCAGGTCGATCACCCAATGGATCAGGAGTATCCCCCTGGGCAACCGCTGCGGCAGGGCGATCGCCCCTCGGTCACCGGTCTACCCTACGCCTCTGGGCCCCAGAGACCCCCTAGCTCCCTGGGCTAG